A portion of the Misgurnus anguillicaudatus chromosome 16, ASM2758022v2, whole genome shotgun sequence genome contains these proteins:
- the LOC129421939 gene encoding protein RD3: MFPWSVVFSLEPKVPGQRTPEELVTNTLMLELGAMVKRTERIRLENEALSRRRRNSSSADYSWLAGSKPRVPYELTPGDVLDLQDLCAQIPPQQCGPVIARFRKLVSEFEPEVPEVPKLFRSVLQTCLDELQGDAELQNRVNRWEKQRSKSLSFVTFRSKFRTLGRGKISFGGSRNDLQENAWSDEEEEMAEQVATAMCTRKGRSLSMPEITPLEQAAQR, encoded by the exons ATGTTTCCCTGGTCTGTAGTGTTTTCCCTGGAGCCAAAGGTTCCTGGCCAGCGGACTCCAGAAGAACTGGTGACCAATACTTTGATGTTGGAGCTGGGTGCCATGGTGAAACGGACCGAACGGATCAGACTAGAGAATGAAGCACTGAGCCGCAGACGTCGAAACTCTTCCTCTGCAGACTACAGCTGGCTGGCCGGGTCTAAACCTCGTGTACCCTACGAGCTCACTCCTGGAGATGTTCTGGACCTGCAAGACCTATGTGCCCAGATACCACCTCAACAGTGTGGTCCGGTCATTGCGAG GTTCCGAAAACTAGTGTCAGAGTTTGAGCCGGAGGTGCCGGAGGTCCCGAAACTGTTCAGGAGTGTCCTGCAAACCTGTCTGGATGAGCTTCAGGGCGATGCTGAGCTCCAGAATCGGGTAAACCGCTGGGAGAAACAGCGCAGCAAAAGCCTTTCCTTCGTCACGTTCCGATCCAAGTTTCGCACCCTGGGCCGTGGGAAAATTAGTTTTGGTGGTTCCCGCAACGACCTCCAAGAAAACGCATGGTCTGATGAAGAGGAGGAGATGGCTGAACAGGTGGCGACAGCCATGTGCACCAGGAAGGGGCGGAGTCTCAGCATGCCAGAGATCACACCTCTTGAGCAGGCAGCACAGAGATGA